GGACGCAGCGGTCAGCCGGGCGAAAAAGTCGGTCGTTTCGTTGCCCGGGGAGCGATAACGGGAAGCATCACCAGCAATACCAGCCTGGGGATTTTTGGCCATCTGGAAAAACCGGTGTTTAACCCATATTTTGCCTCCCCCATCCCGGTAGCTATGAGCTACCAGGTGCAAAAAGGGCCGGCTGAACTATATACTGTGCTTTCCGGCCAGCAAATCCGTTGCTTCGCTGTGGAAGTGGTGGATGTACTGCCCCCCTTTATGCAAAGGCAGGGCAAAGGAATGATTATTCGCGTTACCGACCCGGAATTGCTGGCCACCACCGGAGGCATTATCCAGGGAATGAGCGGCAGCCCCATTGTACAGCAAGGGCGACTTATTGGCGTTGTGACCCACGTGTTTTTGAATAAACCGGAGCAGGGTTATGCGGCCATGGCCGAGTGGATGGTGGAAAAAGCGGGTCTCTGGGAGCGGGAAAAAAACAAAAAAACTACAGCAGCAGACAGGGCGGCGTAAACCGCCCTGTATTAGCATGTTAATATCTGTAAATAATGGTAAATTATAATTATATTTTTTTCTCTAGAAGGAATTTTCAAAACACCGTCGAATCAAACTGGATATAAATACCTGTGCAGAGAGAAAAAGATAAATTTTTATTTGCAGGAGGCGGGATTTGATGTTTAAGAAAGCCATCAAGCTACTCATCGCCGATGACAACAAGGATCTCTGCGAAGTGCTGAGAGAATTCATAAACCAACAGGAAGATTTCGTACTGGCCGGAATAGCGCACAATGGACTGGATGTTCTGGAACAGATTGCCAGAACCAGTCCGGATGTGGTGGTGCTGGATGTTATTATGCCCCATCTGGACGGCATCGGGGTGCTGGAGAGATTGAACAATTTCAGCCCGCGGCCCAAAGTTATTTTATTGACCGCCTTCGGGCAGGAGACGTTGACCCAGCGGGCTGTGCAACTGGGGGCCGATTACTATTTGCTCAAGCCCTTTGATTTCAGCGTGCTGGCCAGCCGCATACGCCAACTGGCCGAGGTGAGCAGTGGCATGTTGCCGGCCACTTACGTGAATCCAGCACCCTCCCGGCCCAAGAACCTGGATGTGGCAGTTACCAATATTATACATGAGATGGGCGTACCGGCGCACATCAAAGGCTACCATTATTTGCGCGACGCTATTTTAATGGTGGTCAATCAGGTCAGCCTGCTGGGTGCCATTACCAAAGAGCTTTACCCCTCCATTGCCGAAAAATACAAAACAACCCCCAGCCGGGTGGAGCGGGCCATCCGCCATGCCATTGAGCTGGCCTGGGATCGAGGCAATGTAGAAATGATGAACAAGTACTTCGGCTACACCATTAACCTGGAAAGAGGCAAGCCAACCAATTCCGAGTTCATTGCCATGGTGGCCGATAAGCTCAGAATTGAAGCCAAAGTTAGCTAAAATGCTTCTAACCTGACTTCGGTCAGGTTTTTTTGTAAATAATCATTTCTTGACGGTTAAATTATTTAATATATAAAATGTGGAGAGTGAGCTGGAGGTGGTAGCTGTTGTTAATCAAAGGGACGGCCAAAATGGACACCCGGACCAAAAACCTGACTCCTCGCCTGCGACCGGGCGACATAGCCATTATCGATCACGCCGAACTGGACGATGTAGCCGCCCATGCACTGGTAGACACCAAAATTAAGGCTGTGATCAATGCCGCCCCTTCCCTGAGCAACCGTTATCCCAACCCGGGACCCCTCACCCTGGTGCAAAATGGCATAGTTCTGTTGGACAATGTGGGGCGGGAAATCTTTCAGCTGGTCACAGAAGGGCAAACGGTGGAAATACATGGACCGCACGTTTATCTGGCCGAACAAAAGGTGGCCAGCGGTCATCTGTTGACCGAAAAAGAAATCCGGGAGGCCATGGCCGGAGTCAAGTCCAACATGTGCGTGGTGCTGGAAGACTTTGTGGCCAACACGCTGGAGTACGCCCGCCAGGAAATCGGCCTGATCAGCGGTCAGTATCCGCCGCCCCGCCTGAAAACCAGCTTTCGTCGCCGCCAGGCCCTGATTGTGGTGCGGGGACAGAACTACCGGGAGGATTTGACCACCATCCGCTCCTATATTGATGAAGTGCGTCCGGTTTTGATTGGCGTGGACGGCGGGGCCGATGCGCTGCTGGACTTTGGCTTGAAACCCGATATAATTGTGGGTGATATGGACAGCGTTTCGGACCGGGCCCTCTGCTGTGGAGCCGAACTGGTTGTGCACGCCTACCGGGACGGTCGGGCCCCCGGCTTAAGCCGCGTGCAGCAGCTGGGGCGCAGCGCGCACATTTATGCCGCTCCGGGCACCAGCGAGGACATCGCCATGCTCCTGGCTTACGAACACGGGGCGGAGTTGCTGGTGGCCGTGGGCACCCATTCCAACATGCAGGACTTTCTAGAAAAAGGCAGGCGGGGTATGGCCAGCACTTTCCTGGTGCGTTTGAAGGTGGGCTCCATCCTGGTGGATGCCAAGGGCGTGAGTAAATTATACCGCAGCCGGTTGACCGGGCGGCATGTGGCCCAAATCGCCCTGGCGGCGCTGATTCCTGTCCTGGCAGCCATATTCGTTTCGCCTTCAGCCCGGGAACTGTTGCGCCTTTTGTACATAAACGTGCGGGCGTTGATTGGCATTTAAACATGATCCGGATGTGCCCGAATATTGTCATCGAGGTGGAAAAGGGGCTGTTCACTTTGATCATCAACCTGCGCTACCACATTGCCTCGTTGGTGGCTGTTTTTTTAGCTCTGGGCATCGGTATTGTGATCGGTGGGGCCATGCTGGGCAATAATACCATGGTGGAAAAGCAAAAACAGCTGACCGACCGCCTGGAGGCCCAGCTCAACGCGTTGCGCCAGAAAAACGATGTGCTGGCCGCGCGGGCCAATACGCTGGAGATGGACAAAAACATTTACCAGCAGTTTTCCCAGCAGGCCATGCCGGCCTTAATTGGCGGCCGTCTGGCGGGTCGCCAGATCGCGGTTATTGAGACCAACAGCTATGGTTTTTCCGACGGTCTTTTACAGGCGCTACAGACGGCCGGCGCGCAGGTGGTATCGGTGACCACGGTTTTGAATGGGCTGGAAGTGAAAGACAAAAAAGGTGCCTTGACTGCCCTGGGCTGGCGGGACAGCCAGGAGGATCTCACCACCCGTCTGGCCTGGGAGATCGCCGCTTACATCACCACCGGTCGGGGGGAGAAAACCATCAAATACCTGCAGGAGCAAGATTTGCTGCGTACAAACGGCAAATACGGTCAGTACATCACCGATGTGGTCATTGTGGGCGGGGCCATGGACGAAAAACTGAACAAGGTGGCTACGCTGGATATCCCTCTGATTGATTACTTCCAGCAACAAAAAATTTCCGTGTACGGCGTGGAGGAAAGTGTGGCTGCCAATTCATATATGCGCGAATACCAGAAAAAACGCATCAGCACGGTGGACAATATTGACACGGTTCCCGGCCAGGTGGCCCTGGTCATGGCCATGACCGGCAAACCCGGGCACTATGGCGCCAAATCCACAGCGCAAAAACTACTGCCTGCTCTGGATAACGCATGGCCGGCAAACGTGGGGAGCGGAGCGAAAAGTGGCAAAAGATAAGTCGGTGTCGGTTTTAATACCGGCTTTCAACGAAGCGCAATTTATAGCGGAAACCGTGCGGGCAGCCCGGCAGATTCCCGGTGTGAAGCAAGTGGTGGTGGTTAACGACGCCTCCACCGATGGCACCGCGCAATTGGCCGCCGCAGCCGGGGCGCAGGTGATTGACCTGCCGGTCAACGCGGGCAAGGGCAACGCCCTCAATGCCGGGTGCCGGACGCTGCAGGGTGAATTGGTTCTGCTACTGGATGGTGACCTGGGAGCCACGGCTGTGGAAGCCGCCCGCCTGCTCACACCGCTGCAGCAGGGGCAGGCCGACCTGAGCATTGCCGTTTTCCCGGCCGTGGCCGGCAGCGGCGGTTTCGGCCTGGTGAAGGGTCTGGCCCGCCTGGGCATCAAAGCGCTGGCCGGCATTGAAGTGCAAGCCCCGCTTTCCGGCCAGAGAGCCCTGACCCGGCCGGCGCTGCAGTGCGTATTGCCCTTTGCCAGCGGTTACGGTGTGGAAGTGGCCATGACCATCAAAGCGGCCCGCTGCGGCCTGCGCATTATTGAAGTGCCCGTACAGATGCACCACCGTTACACGGGGCGGGACCTGAAGGGTTTTTTGCACCGGGGCAAACAATTCCTTCAAGTAGCGCGGACGCTGGTGAACTGCCGGTGATGGCGCTTCTCTTTTTCGCTCTGGGCTTTTTGCTCACCCGCCTGCTCCTGCCCGGCGTGTTGCAGGTGATCACGGCGGCCGGCTTTCTGCGCCCCAACTACCGGCAGGAAAACATTCCACTGGGTGCGGGCATTGTCTTTCTCCTGAACATTCTGCTGGCCACGCCTCTACTGTTACTCTGGTTCGCCCTTGCCCGGTCCGGGCCCTGGCCCGGCCTGTCCGCGGCGGATCAGAAGACCTGGCTGCTTTTTTTATTTGGGGCGACGGTTTTCACCGCTCTGGGCCTGTTGGATGACGTCTGGGGCAATCGGGAGACGACGGGGCTGAAGGGTCACCTGCGCCAGCTGCTGGCCGGCCGCCTGACCACGGGCGGCATCAAATTTGTTTTTGGTGGCAGTGCGGCCTTAATTGCCGCCCTGTTGCTGGGAGGCACCTGGTGGGAGGTCGTAGTAAACACGCTGACCATTGCCCTCTCGGTTAATTTGATCAACTTGCTGGACCTGCGCCCCGGTAGGGCGGGCAAAGGCTATTTGCTGGTAACCGCATTGTTACTGCCGCAGACCTGGCCCGGTCTGCCGGCACAAATGCTCCTGCTTTTGACCGGTAGCCTGCTGGCTTATCTGCCCGCCGATTTAAAGGCCCGGGCCATGCTGGGCGACACCGGCGCCAACCTGTTGGGCTCCTTTCTGGGCCTGGCCGCCGCCACATTGCCGGTGGGCGCTTTTAAGTATACATATTTGGCCGTTTTGTTACTGTTGCACCTGATAGCGGAAAAGTACTCTTTTAGCAAAATCATTGCCCGCAGCCGCATATTGAGCTTTCTCGACCAGCTGGGCCGCGGGTAGTGGGTAGTTCTATTTACATAAAATAAATTATGCGTCTGTGCTTTTCTAGAGCGAGGCCCGACTGGAACACCGGTTGTTTATAGTTATTTACACCTCAATTGTGCCTGGCGAGCAGGAATTGTGTGAATAGTGTCGAATATAGACTGACAAAATGCCGGTGTTTACCGCACCGGTTTATTTATTGAGACAGGAGCGGAGATGATGGCGTTGCAGTGCCGTATCACAATTTTTACCGGCAACCTGGGCAGCGGCAAAACCGAGCTGGCCGCCAGTTACGCCCTGCACCTCAGGCAGGATTGGGGCCTGCCCACCGCCATTGTGGATCTGGACATCGTCAACCCCTATTTCCGCACCCGGCTAATAGAAAAGCCCCTCACTGCAGCCGGTGTCCGGGTGATCTGTCCGCGGGGCCGCTTGGCTGCGGCCGACATTCCTTCTTTGTCGGCCGAAGTGAAAGCCGTCTTTACTGATAAAAATCTGCACGGGGTCTTCGATGTAGGCGGGGACGATGTGGGTGCCACCGCCCTGGGCCAGTACCGGGATGAACTGCCTGCCGGGGAGTACCGGCTGCTGTTTGTGATCAACGCCTGTCGTCCCTTCACCCGCCGGCCTGTCGACATCGAGCGCATCATGGGAGAAATCAGCCAGGCCGCCCGCTTGCCCGTGGATGGCCTGGTCAGCAATACCAATCTGGGCGCGGCCACCGATCTGGACACCTTTCTAGCCGGACACGCGGTGGTGGAAGAAGTGGCCCGCCAGACCGGCCTGCCCATCGTGCTGGCCGGCGTGCTGCCACATCTGCTGACCCGAGCGCAGGCCGCGCTGCCCCAGATTAAATTTATACCTGTCCGTCGCTTTATGGTGCCACCCTGGGCGGACAACAGTTAGGGGAGGGAATCTTTTGCCACGCGTAACATTTCGGGAAGAGCGCTGTAAAGGGTGTGAGCTCTGCCGGGCTTTTTGCCCCCGGGGGATAATTAAAATGTCCGACCGGCTGAACGCCATGGGCTTTCACCCGGCTACAGTGGAGGAAGAGGATATGGCCAGGTGCACCGGTTGTGCCACCTGCGCCCGGATGTGCCCGGATATTGTCATCGAGGTGGAAAAGGAGGAGAAGAAGGTTGGCTAAAGTGCTCATGAAAGGCAACGAAGCCCTGGGAGAAGGGGCGGTGCGGGCCGGCTGCCGCTATTTCTTCGCCTACCCGATTACACCGCAGAGTGAACTGCCCCATTATTTGGCCAAACGCCTCCCGGAAGTGGGGGGAGTATTTCTGCAGGCCGAGAGCGAAGTGGCTTCGATAAACATGGTCTTCGGGGCGGCCGGGGCCGGAGCCCGGGTGATGACTTCCTCCTCCGGGCCGGGCATCAGCCTGATGCAGGAAGGCATATCTTACCTGGCCGGGGCGGAACTGCCCTGTGTAATTGTGAACATGGTGCGGGGCGGCCCGGGGCTGGGCAACATCGCTCCCGCCCAATCGGATTATTTTCAGGCCACCAAGGGCGGCGGGCACGGTGACTACCGCCTGCTGGTGCTGGCTCCCTATTCGGTACAGGAGATCATCGACCTCATGCAGGACGCCTTCGACCTGGCGGAAAAGTACCGCAACCCGGTCATGATCATGGGCGACGGTGTGCTGGGGCAAATGATGGAGCCGGTGGAACTGCCCGATGTGGAAGTAGGGCCGGTAGCGCCGCCGCACCGTCCCTGGGCGGCAACCGGGCGCATGGGCCGCGCTACCAAGAATCTGATTAACTCGCTGTACATTGTGCCGGAAAACTGCGAAGTGCACAACCAAAAACTGTGGGAGAAATACCGGCAAATTGCCGCTAACGAGCAACGCTGGGAAGAATACCAAACGGCCGACGCCGAGTTGGTACTGGTGGCCTATGGCACCTCGGCCCGCATCTGCAAAGCCGTGGTGGACATGTGCCGGGAAGCGGGGCAAAAAGTGGGCCTGCTACGCCCCATCACTCTCTGGCCCTTCCCGGAAAAACCCTTCACCAACCTGTTAACAACAGCGAAACAGTTTCTCGCTGTGGAAATGAGCACCGGGCAGATGGTGGAAGACG
This window of the Desulfurispora thermophila DSM 16022 genome carries:
- the spo0A gene encoding sporulation transcription factor Spo0A; this encodes MFKKAIKLLIADDNKDLCEVLREFINQQEDFVLAGIAHNGLDVLEQIARTSPDVVVLDVIMPHLDGIGVLERLNNFSPRPKVILLTAFGQETLTQRAVQLGADYYLLKPFDFSVLASRIRQLAEVSSGMLPATYVNPAPSRPKNLDVAVTNIIHEMGVPAHIKGYHYLRDAILMVVNQVSLLGAITKELYPSIAEKYKTTPSRVERAIRHAIELAWDRGNVEMMNKYFGYTINLERGKPTNSEFIAMVADKLRIEAKVS
- the steA gene encoding putative cytokinetic ring protein SteA — its product is MLIKGTAKMDTRTKNLTPRLRPGDIAIIDHAELDDVAAHALVDTKIKAVINAAPSLSNRYPNPGPLTLVQNGIVLLDNVGREIFQLVTEGQTVEIHGPHVYLAEQKVASGHLLTEKEIREAMAGVKSNMCVVLEDFVANTLEYARQEIGLISGQYPPPRLKTSFRRRQALIVVRGQNYREDLTTIRSYIDEVRPVLIGVDGGADALLDFGLKPDIIVGDMDSVSDRALCCGAELVVHAYRDGRAPGLSRVQQLGRSAHIYAAPGTSEDIAMLLAYEHGAELLVAVGTHSNMQDFLEKGRRGMASTFLVRLKVGSILVDAKGVSKLYRSRLTGRHVAQIALAALIPVLAAIFVSPSARELLRLLYINVRALIGI
- a CDS encoding copper transporter, producing the protein MCPNIVIEVEKGLFTLIINLRYHIASLVAVFLALGIGIVIGGAMLGNNTMVEKQKQLTDRLEAQLNALRQKNDVLAARANTLEMDKNIYQQFSQQAMPALIGGRLAGRQIAVIETNSYGFSDGLLQALQTAGAQVVSVTTVLNGLEVKDKKGALTALGWRDSQEDLTTRLAWEIAAYITTGRGEKTIKYLQEQDLLRTNGKYGQYITDVVIVGGAMDEKLNKVATLDIPLIDYFQQQKISVYGVEESVAANSYMREYQKKRISTVDNIDTVPGQVALVMAMTGKPGHYGAKSTAQKLLPALDNAWPANVGSGAKSGKR
- a CDS encoding glycosyltransferase family 2 protein produces the protein MAKDKSVSVLIPAFNEAQFIAETVRAARQIPGVKQVVVVNDASTDGTAQLAAAAGAQVIDLPVNAGKGNALNAGCRTLQGELVLLLDGDLGATAVEAARLLTPLQQGQADLSIAVFPAVAGSGGFGLVKGLARLGIKALAGIEVQAPLSGQRALTRPALQCVLPFASGYGVEVAMTIKAARCGLRIIEVPVQMHHRYTGRDLKGFLHRGKQFLQVARTLVNCR
- a CDS encoding 4Fe-4S dicluster domain-containing protein, with amino-acid sequence MPRVTFREERCKGCELCRAFCPRGIIKMSDRLNAMGFHPATVEEEDMARCTGCATCARMCPDIVIEVEKEEKKVG
- a CDS encoding 3-methyl-2-oxobutanoate dehydrogenase subunit VorB, with product MAKVLMKGNEALGEGAVRAGCRYFFAYPITPQSELPHYLAKRLPEVGGVFLQAESEVASINMVFGAAGAGARVMTSSSGPGISLMQEGISYLAGAELPCVIVNMVRGGPGLGNIAPAQSDYFQATKGGGHGDYRLLVLAPYSVQEIIDLMQDAFDLAEKYRNPVMIMGDGVLGQMMEPVELPDVEVGPVAPPHRPWAATGRMGRATKNLINSLYIVPENCEVHNQKLWEKYRQIAANEQRWEEYQTADAELVLVAYGTSARICKAVVDMCREAGQKVGLLRPITLWPFPEKPFTNLLTTAKQFLAVEMSTGQMVEDVRLAVNGQRPVYFYGRSGGMLPVARDVYREVQKLYCGGEQ